From Natronincola ferrireducens, the proteins below share one genomic window:
- the spoVAE gene encoding stage V sporulation protein AE: protein MEKFIWAFIVGGGICVIGQIMMDVFRLTPAHTMSGLVVAGAILGGLGLYEPLAKFAGAGATVPISSFGNALLQGAMMEYERNGIVGVLTGIFEVTSAGVSSAIIFGFIAALLFKPKG, encoded by the coding sequence TTGGAAAAGTTTATTTGGGCTTTTATCGTAGGCGGAGGAATATGTGTAATTGGACAAATCATGATGGATGTATTCAGACTAACACCAGCCCATACCATGAGTGGATTAGTGGTAGCAGGGGCAATCCTTGGAGGTCTTGGTTTATATGAACCCTTAGCTAAATTTGCAGGAGCGGGAGCTACGGTGCCCATCAGCAGCTTTGGCAATGCTTTGCTACAGGGGGCCATGATGGAGTATGAAAGAAATGGCATAGTGGGGGTATTAACAGGAATTTTTGAAGTAACCAGTGCTGGGGTATCATCAGCAATTATTTTTGGATTTATTGCAGCATTACTATTTAAACCTAAAGGTTAG
- a CDS encoding DUF1657 domain-containing protein: protein MTVGTQMQQAIAGIQSAAATMKTFALETQDQNAKKDFQQISQNLENALQTLQQRQKYIETQEPQFKQQ, encoded by the coding sequence ATGACAGTCGGTACCCAGATGCAACAGGCTATTGCAGGCATTCAGAGTGCAGCAGCCACCATGAAAACCTTCGCTTTAGAAACACAGGATCAAAATGCAAAAAAGGATTTTCAACAAATATCACAAAATCTTGAAAATGCCCTTCAAACTCTACAACAAAGACAAAAATATATTGAAACACAAGAACCTCAATTTAAACAACAATAA
- a CDS encoding alpha/beta-type small acid-soluble spore protein translates to MASRNNRIVVPEARQALNQMKTEIANELGLTNYESTDKGNLTSRENGYVGGYMVKRLIEQAERNMSGK, encoded by the coding sequence ATGGCTTCAAGAAACAATAGAATTGTTGTACCAGAAGCTCGTCAAGCTCTAAATCAAATGAAAACTGAAATTGCTAATGAATTAGGATTAACTAATTATGAATCAACTGATAAAGGCAATTTAACTTCCCGTGAAAATGGTTATGTTGGTGGATATATGGTAAAAAGATTAATTGAGCAAGCTGAAAGAAATATGAGTGGTAAATAA
- a CDS encoding 4Fe-4S double cluster binding domain-containing protein, with the protein MDKQQLTKMLLDLGAAKVGYCNLKDLLPQQFQHINNGITIAIRLSDQVISDIHPQNGPTHTYFHHYRTVNAFIDQLTFKVVTQLQQWGYLAMAIPASQSINNEGWNYRGLFQHRTAATRGGIGWIGKSCCLVTEEFGPRLRLGTILTNMDFDYDEPINESLCGECSVCVDSCPAGALKGAVWTPGLEREEIINPEVCSNHMKSQYKHIGRGAVCGICLKVCPKGKEVLKR; encoded by the coding sequence ATGGATAAACAACAATTAACAAAAATGCTTTTAGATTTAGGTGCAGCTAAAGTGGGATACTGTAATTTAAAGGATTTACTGCCCCAGCAATTTCAACATATAAATAACGGTATTACAATAGCCATACGTTTATCAGATCAAGTAATTAGTGATATTCATCCACAAAATGGACCCACCCACACTTATTTTCATCATTATAGAACTGTTAATGCTTTTATTGATCAATTAACCTTCAAAGTCGTCACACAATTACAGCAATGGGGGTATCTAGCTATGGCAATTCCAGCCTCACAATCTATTAACAATGAAGGGTGGAATTATAGAGGACTGTTTCAGCATAGGACTGCTGCCACTAGAGGAGGCATTGGCTGGATTGGCAAAAGCTGTTGTCTTGTAACGGAGGAATTTGGCCCAAGGCTTCGGTTAGGAACAATTTTAACCAATATGGATTTTGATTATGATGAACCTATCAATGAGTCCCTATGTGGAGAATGTAGTGTATGTGTGGATTCATGTCCTGCAGGTGCCTTAAAGGGTGCTGTTTGGACTCCAGGCTTGGAAAGAGAAGAAATCATCAATCCAGAAGTATGTAGTAATCATATGAAAAGCCAATATAAACATATAGGAAGAGGTGCCGTTTGCGGTATATGTCTAAAGGTGTGTCCAAAGGGGAAGGAAGTATTAAAGAGATAG
- a CDS encoding Na/Pi cotransporter family protein, translating into MIYLLIVVSNMATGLGLFLLGMKFLTNGLKEVTSSRLSYAIRNLKIHPILGIAIGILTTALLQSSSGTTIIIVGLVEANLLNLYQAAAIIMGANIGTTLTAQLIAFQPSRYVFIPLMIGLFLSLHKTNRRLRFFGEIFMGFALLFIGIDLLSKGVSPLASLVRFQEILLEFGTKPILGVILGFCTTAIIQSSSTGIAILQSLATNHLISLTAAIAILLGQNIGTCVTTLLASIHLTSIGKRAALIHILFNLWGVVLMFPFIEILCRLSITLSPINPARQIANAHSIFNVFSTIIFLPFIPLFVKLSTLMVRD; encoded by the coding sequence GTGATTTATTTGCTGATTGTAGTATCAAATATGGCTACGGGATTAGGTTTATTTTTATTAGGTATGAAGTTTTTAACCAATGGTTTAAAGGAAGTGACTTCCAGTCGTTTAAGCTATGCTATCCGGAACTTGAAAATCCATCCCATCCTAGGCATTGCTATTGGCATCCTTACTACTGCCCTTTTACAGTCCAGTAGTGGTACTACTATCATTATTGTAGGCTTAGTGGAGGCCAATCTCCTGAATCTATATCAAGCTGCTGCTATTATTATGGGAGCTAATATCGGCACCACCCTTACAGCCCAGCTTATTGCATTTCAACCTAGTAGATACGTTTTTATCCCCCTCATGATAGGTCTTTTTCTTTCTCTACATAAGACCAACAGAAGGCTTCGATTCTTTGGAGAGATATTTATGGGCTTTGCCCTCCTCTTCATAGGAATTGACCTATTAAGCAAGGGGGTGTCTCCTTTAGCAAGCCTTGTTAGATTTCAAGAGATTTTATTGGAGTTTGGAACAAAGCCTATATTAGGGGTTATTCTGGGGTTCTGCACTACTGCTATTATTCAAAGCAGCAGTACAGGAATAGCAATATTACAATCTTTAGCCACAAATCATTTGATTTCTTTAACAGCTGCTATTGCTATTTTGCTAGGTCAAAATATAGGCACCTGCGTTACTACTCTTTTAGCCAGTATTCATCTCACTTCCATAGGAAAAAGAGCGGCCCTTATTCATATCCTCTTTAATCTGTGGGGAGTAGTGTTAATGTTTCCTTTTATAGAGATTTTATGTAGACTTTCAATAACCTTATCTCCAATTAATCCTGCTCGACAAATTGCCAATGCCCATAGTATTTTTAATGTTTTCAGTACGATTATCTTCCTACCCTTTATTCCGTTGTTTGTCAAACTTTCTACCCTAATGGTGAGGGACTAA
- a CDS encoding FmdE family protein has protein sequence MDKKLWEKCVAFHGHECPGLAIGFKVSEAAMKKLGIDFSKDEDVVCVTENDACGVDAIQVLLGCSFGKGNLIYRGTGKQAFSFFHRPTNQSIRIVTKPFKGEMGREERQAYLLNAPVEDLFDFKAPTFELPERARLFQTITCEACGEGAPEHKVRLMEGQKVCLDCFKDYSREL, from the coding sequence ATGGATAAAAAATTATGGGAAAAGTGTGTAGCGTTTCATGGACATGAGTGTCCTGGTTTAGCTATTGGATTTAAGGTCAGTGAAGCAGCTATGAAAAAGCTAGGGATTGATTTTTCAAAGGATGAAGACGTAGTTTGTGTTACAGAAAACGATGCCTGTGGTGTTGATGCTATTCAAGTATTGTTGGGCTGTAGCTTTGGAAAGGGGAACCTTATCTATAGAGGAACAGGAAAGCAGGCCTTCAGTTTTTTCCATAGACCCACCAATCAAAGTATTAGAATCGTAACAAAACCCTTTAAAGGAGAAATGGGTAGGGAGGAGAGACAAGCATATTTATTGAATGCACCGGTAGAGGACTTATTTGATTTTAAAGCCCCAACCTTTGAACTCCCTGAAAGAGCTAGACTATTTCAAACCATCACCTGTGAAGCCTGTGGAGAGGGGGCTCCTGAGCATAAGGTACGCTTGATGGAGGGACAAAAGGTTTGTTTAGATTGCTTTAAAGATTATTCGAGGGAGTTGTAA
- a CDS encoding class I SAM-dependent methyltransferase, whose amino-acid sequence MMEQDLNYWIEKWQPKKLSSSATSEFWNKRAKSYNRDVFEKQEESNYVIDLLEKYNLLQKNNRVLDIGCGPGKNTIPMAKKCEEVIALDISQEMLEYVGEHGKEHGLDNIVCHEKNWEDISLDEYGWEKKFDLVVASMTPGVYNFSTLKKMLDASKGYCYLSGFINRRDEIWSRLEKEILGEHNGNKSREDKIYYIFNILWNLGYHPEIHYFDRTWEHVWSLEETIDLYKQRFNINHTLKEEEIKKIEAFLTAHQQEGKVIEKTEAKIAVLIWKVE is encoded by the coding sequence ATGATGGAACAAGATTTAAACTACTGGATAGAAAAATGGCAACCAAAGAAATTAAGTTCTTCTGCCACCTCAGAATTTTGGAATAAAAGGGCTAAAAGCTATAATAGAGATGTTTTTGAAAAACAAGAAGAATCCAATTATGTTATTGACTTATTAGAAAAATATAATTTGCTACAAAAAAATAACAGAGTACTAGACATTGGTTGTGGACCTGGAAAAAATACAATCCCTATGGCAAAAAAATGTGAAGAAGTAATTGCTTTGGATATATCCCAAGAGATGCTGGAATATGTGGGGGAACATGGGAAAGAACATGGTCTAGACAATATTGTATGTCATGAAAAAAATTGGGAGGATATTAGTTTAGATGAATATGGATGGGAAAAAAAGTTTGACCTTGTTGTAGCTTCTATGACACCGGGGGTATATAACTTCTCGACTTTAAAGAAAATGTTGGATGCCAGCAAAGGCTATTGTTATTTAAGTGGATTTATTAACCGTAGGGATGAAATTTGGAGTAGGTTAGAGAAAGAAATTTTAGGAGAACATAATGGGAATAAATCGAGAGAAGATAAAATTTATTATATCTTTAATATATTGTGGAATTTAGGCTATCATCCAGAGATCCATTACTTTGATAGAACCTGGGAGCATGTATGGTCTTTAGAAGAGACTATTGATTTGTACAAACAAAGGTTTAACATAAACCACACCCTTAAAGAAGAGGAAATAAAAAAGATAGAAGCTTTCCTTACAGCTCATCAGCAGGAGGGAAAGGTAATAGAGAAAACTGAAGCTAAAATAGCTGTATTAATCTGGAAGGTTGAATAA